TCACCCACATTATAAAACCTCGCCGgcttttccaaatttctaaCTTTACAAGACCCTCCCTTGATGCCGAAAATGACGCATATATATCGGTCAACATTCGTTAAAAAAGTTTAGAGGAAAGATACAAACCCCGGTTCATAAATGAAGTATTGACAAAAGATCCTTGAGAATATTCTTTACCTGATGGTGGCATCGATGATGTCACAAGCAAGGAAAGAATCACAATTTTTCTGAAATGCCTTTTCcaatttgcaaaacaatttaaacaatttGCCACCAATTACTTATGTGAACTGAACATCTGCTAGATAAAGATTGATGCAAGCACGAAAGTAAACCAAAGAATTGGGAATTACTCTcaacaattttgattttgaaaattctctaacagccgccattttgaacgGCTAAGTATGACATCATATGGTTGTTGCTGTATAATTTCTATTTACCGTATGTCCATTGTCACAAGTTTCTCGAGGAGACGGTAAAAGATGTATTGCACTTCGTAACTATGTCACGACTTAAAATAGCCCCCTCAACCATGTCAAACGTCTTAAATCACCGTGTGAGAACACTTTATATGTATTTCGATGATTTTTCATACTACAGATTTCATATTTCCAATAGTTAAACGAAAATTTGCGCTTTCGGTAGATTTATTTAAGACGATgtgaaaaaataagtttctaCAATTAAAAACTACCTCCAGTAATAGCTATATCCGTACAGTAGTAGTAGCAGTTTACGTGTCATAGATATCAATAATTTTCATaggtataattttattttggtgcAATATCTCTTattgaaaagtcaaacaaaaCGAGCAGAATAAATTTGAACGATAAAACAGATTTCctagtaattttttaaaatttattgctcTCCATAACAAGAATAAAACTTTGGtttcaaaaaagttttgatatttTCGTGAGAGTAGGTGTTTTTATGATATCTTACCGCACAGACTCATTCTTTTGAGCCAGGgcaatgaattaaaatttgaaaaccaagaattGAAACTGTATATACTTGAGTGATACAATTCAAAACCTACCGTCAGGTTAAACGTGTAAATCTTCTTTCTCGTTATCACTGACAGTTGAATACTGATCTTACTCGATCAccaaacttgaaaaacaatttgaaatccTCTCATCTTGTGCCGAAAGAAGCCGACAATCTAATTACCTGTGGCTGCCTAACCATCTCAGCTGATCAAACAATtaagatctatttttttcttccgCCTAAAAGGATTTTTACTCAAAACCATTGATGAActaattaaatttctttttgaatcAACGCTTGTTTCACCACTCAGTGATAATGGTCTTCTAAGAAACAATCTGAACAAGTTAGATTGACTGCCGATATTGTGGAGACTTTCACCTACTGATATGAACATCGAACACAAACTTTCACACTTTGCTATTGTCTCTGGATTGTCCCTTATCTCTAGTCTGTAATTATCAAGACTTTTTGCTATCATGCCGCcaataaaaactttcattatCTGTTTCTTCCTCAGTAGCGTAGAAACCTTCTTAGCCCAAGACCTAatggaaaattttgatattgaaCAGTactcttttattttaaacagaaattGCTCAAAACGCGCAAAAACCTTTTGCATAAAATGGCTTTAATCAACTCATAGATAAACTTAATTCGACTCTGTTCCAAAGAACGTTCAAAAATACTATTAGCATTCAATTTTTTACACATACACTGTGGAATTTACTATTTGACTTAATGAAATTTAAGTTAATTAGATGTCTAGCTACCCACTTTAGTTTTGTcgaaaagaagaaatttgttttaattaaccCCAAGGCGTACACGCAACGTGACAACCTGGCCTTGTGCAAATGGAAGGATGATGGCTGGACCCCCATCGATTTCCGTTTGATTTCAATatctaaaattattttagcGCCAATTTATAGCCCGCATAATAATAAAGATACGGCAGATTTAGTACTTAGCTGGGGGCGTCTTTAACTCATTTAAAATGGGAATTTATTTTCAAGACACAATACTTTGTCACCACTGAAATGTGGTTTATTCCTTGTTTGTCTCATTCTCTGCTGAATGAGTAAGGTTACAACCTTGAATGAAAAAGTCGATTCAGTGTCTTTAATGTAACTTACTTTCTTTACTGCATATCAGTGAACCATTCTAATAAAAATTCTAGCTTTATGTCAATGCCTTTGAGTAATGCTGGATCAATAAATTCAGAACCTATCGACCCGTTTCATCGGAGACAACCGTACTATAAATCGTCAGCTGCTATTATGAGTGTCTAGAATTCTCTCGGCGAAAGCCGTAAGAAAGACTTTAGTTAGTTGCAATCCCTTCGTTGTAATTCCAAGGTTGAAAACCCATAACGTGCTGCGTAAACAAATTACactgttattttttctcaaGCCTTTGACAAAGGGACactcaagtttattgtaaagtATAAATTGTACACATTTATGATTAcaagttaaaataatttaatgaatAGAGTTCAATAGGTTTGCAAGTCAACCTGAGATAGTTCTCAATCTGCACGGAgcctttttgtaaattttgtcttttactCCTTTGgataaatattagaaaatgcTCGTTATTTATcagtttggttttatttttagagtGAAGTGGTGAAAACTTGCTCTGTCATTTTGCTATTTCCAAAGTTTGTTACATCATCTTCATTTATCACAGCAGCATTTCTTAAGGAGGTTACCTTATTGACGCCAAGTATTCCTCTTCTTTTTGAAGATGTGCGATTTAACCAGGAGAAGGCAACTCGctggaatttcttttctctaAACACATAAATCAAAGGATTAACCAGCGAGTTTATTGTGAATGAAGACAAGATTATCAGCTGTCTAGTTTCTCTCATGGAGTCCTGACGTCCGATTGAAGCCACTACCATGGCGGGAACGAACCATAACACAAGAGTGCTCAACATGAGGACAAATATTACTTTAGACACTCGTAAATAAGCTTGTGTTCTCATCCGCTGATTCTGGTTTTTTACCACTCTGTATATCCGCAGGTACATGCCACAGCACGTAATGAACAATATAGAGCTACTTGCAATTAGTGCTCTCTCTACGTAAGAGTCAATAGATTTCCCCGATGTGTCGACTCGTGAGCATAAAGCTCCAGAGAAGCTTTGTTTTCCAATCAGCGTGGATAAActtgcaaaaacaacaacaactgcaGAAAACCATAGCAATTTAGTTGCTATGGAGAAAGATCTGTGGCGCAGAGGAGGCTTTGAAAGGTTTACTATGCGTCTGTAGCGATCTAACGtcaagaagaacaaaacaactgGCTCCACGAGTTGCCCGATGGAACGAATTGAAATTATCAGCGGGCAGATAAATCTCCACCAAATATCATAGTATTGCTCTGTTTCCTCAACTACAATGGAGAGGACGGCAGTATGAATAACagcaacaaataaataaagtgcAATCAAGAGATCACAGACTGCGACATGTCCAGCTAAGTACATAGTACTGAGAGACCTAAGCTGGTATTTAGAAAAAATCACGGTCATAGTTAAAGTGTTAACCAGGACAGCTGAGATACTGAGAATGAAGATGAAACTTTGTAGAATAATGCTTTCCTCGAAGAGAGATGGAGATGACGACGAAGCAATACTAATTTTTGGAGAAGAAACGTTTTTACTTGTCAATACATTATCAGTTTCAGGCTGCTCATCATTGACATCTGACAAAGGATTCGATGGAACTGTCGCCAAGGTTACATTTGTACAATACACCATGGAGTTGTTGCAGGAGCAATTTCCATTGCAACTGAATACCTTTCTCTGGAAAAAGAGAAGTCCAACAGCTAAACCCAACATTTGTGACATCATCGTGCAGGTGTGCATCAGATTCTGAATGGATAGTACAAAAGAAACTCAAAAACACACTCAAGTGAATAATTTTATCCGCAACAGCTTTGGAGCATCTCATAATCATATGCATCCAAACTTATTTTCACACGTATGCAATATATATGAGACATTGATCCCAATATCAAGGCTAGATTACATCACAAATCTAACTGAGACTCGAGATCAATCTACTTTGgtccgccattttgtattttttctttcattttttcagagCCGTTAGCGAAGTCTCTAAATTTACTTGCATGGCCGGATATGTTaagaaagcagaaaaataaacaaGCTTGAAAGGTTTTGGGAGCTATGCTTGTTCTACAAAAAGTGTTTAGAAAATCATTTATCATTAGGGACGATAAAGAGGGGAACCAAGACCAATCTAAACGTTTCAAATGAACAGAATCTCACCACAGTGAGTGAATTAGgtaacaaaactttttaaaattgtttcgtTTACATCTTGGTAACCCAAGGCAATCCTTCAGGACAATACTACAATTATGTTTCCTAGTgtgataaatttaattaaatgcTAACTTTTAGTTCAACAGTTTGATTCACTTGTCAAAAGTGaatataaaattcatttgaactgtcacaatgataaaaaatcTCCAATTTAACCTCCTCGTTCGTCAATAACAGCCGTGTGTTGACTTCAACAGTAATtgctatttataattttttcgcCAATACGTCCgattgtgaaagaaaaaaacaccttgAAATTCTGCTTttaaactcaaaatttcttttttctttgaccaTTCGTTTCCAGCAAAGTGATTCATAATGTCAGAAATTTCAACTTCCAGAAACACCTTTGTGTAAATATGTTCAGTCACACCTACAAAAACTAAGTTCTATTTTTTGTCAGCCCTCTTTTAGAAACTGTTGTTTTCATATCATCgagttttcattgaaaaatatgTTAACAGCCTATAGGCTGTAAGATTGctcactgtaaaaaaaaattttcaatcttttaaATGATCAAAAGTCTGTGCGAGATAGAATGACGTTCTTCAAGAGCTTTCCATTTTGATGAGTGCTGATTTAGTAACGAA
This is a stretch of genomic DNA from Pocillopora verrucosa isolate sample1 chromosome 12, ASM3666991v2, whole genome shotgun sequence. It encodes these proteins:
- the LOC131778038 gene encoding probable glycoprotein hormone G-protein coupled receptor: MHTCTMMSQMLGLAVGLLFFQRKVFSCNGNCSCNNSMVYCTNVTLATVPSNPLSDVNDEQPETDNVLTSKNVSSPKISIASSSSPSLFEESIILQSFIFILSISAVLVNTLTMTVIFSKYQLRSLSTMYLAGHVAVCDLLIALYLFVAVIHTAVLSIVVEETEQYYDIWWRFICPLIISIRSIGQLVEPVVLFFLTLDRYRRIVNLSKPPLRHRSFSIATKLLWFSAVVVVFASLSTLIGKQSFSGALCSRVDTSGKSIDSYVERALIASSSILFITCCGMYLRIYRVVKNQNQRMRTQAYLRVSKVIFVLMLSTLVLWFVPAMVVASIGRQDSMRETRQLIILSSFTINSLVNPLIYVFREKKFQRVAFSWLNRTSSKRRGILGVNKVTSLRNAAVINEDDVTNFGNSKMTEQVFTTSL